DNA sequence from the Phaenicophaeus curvirostris isolate KB17595 chromosome 22, BPBGC_Pcur_1.0, whole genome shotgun sequence genome:
AGAACATCAGCTGCGTTTCACCTGCCGCGTTCACATTCAGGATCCGCGGAAAGAACATGAGACAGTGCTTCGTGTCTATAACCATCTCAAAGGGCAAGTCTGTTCTTAACTGCATAGGGTTTTTCCATCCCTAGGGATGCACTCAAACATCTCCCTCTTGAGTACAAGTGCCCCCTCCTTTCTGCCCTTCCAGACCAGCCCCAGAGAGTTATTAAGAGATTTCGGTCTCCCACCCAAAATCAATCCTGCATCTTCTCTCCTGCCAGGGTGCTGAAGGACTATTCAGTGCAGCACCTCCCTGATGGCTCCATAACAGTGGAATCCATTCTTATCCAAGCCACAGCACACTCAGAGGACCAAGGAACCAAAGTTCTTCTCGTATCCTGGACCTACCAGGTAGGATTACTTGAAGCCGTACTTCTCAGGTAGCTCTGACCTTTGCTCCTTACAGCCCCAAGTGCTCTGCCGGGGGGTTGTTACTGTGCAGCGAGTCGTGTTCACTCTGGTTTGAAGAAGTTTGACTGGAACAAGATGAGCTGAGCCACTGCCGGTTTAGGTTAAGTAAAGTACAAATCAGTTTACAGGTTTGTTTTCTCTGGGACCATGGAACTCAAGGCAACTGATGGGAGTAATTACACTTACTACAATTACAGTTAATTACAATTAAACACAGAGCTGTGTTTTGAGCATGCTACAGTAGCCAGCTTCTAAACTTGGCTGTATCACTACTGCCATACGGAGTGTGGAGGTATTTTATTGTGTGGTTCTTAAGCGTAAAACTTGAAATACCACAGAATTGTGGTAAGATTAGACATGactgtaatattttctttttaagtgcttTCTTTACAGCAAGGAAATGCTTTCTtgagagcaaaacaaaaccatcagtggctttttattctctgcttTCAAGACAAATGGTCATTTTCCTTCAAAGACACTCAGGCACCAGCTCTGACCAGCAGGAGTTTTACACAGACATTTTGCAAGAATGCCCAGAAATGCATTCATACCAACCACATTGATTGGTTTCCATTTTTGAACACTGCTAACACTGGATTTTGCTAGGACTAGGAGTTATTTCAGTCTGTTTCTGGGTACCAGAGTCACATTTACTGCCTGCCCGGGGAAGGTCAAGTAGAAGATGGCTTTCATCCCATTTCTCTTTGCTCTCTCTAGGATGAAGAGCTGGGCAGCTatctcacatcccttctgaaGAAAGGGCTGCCGCAGAGCACGGcctgagcagagcaggaggcacaGTGGTGGTACAGAGAGattgagattttattttgtttacacTTTCAATGTcttcttctggttttaataaAGGAAGTGCAGTGTTTGCCCCATTACTGTAGCGACAGTGGCACCATTCAAGAGTGCTACAATCTCCCCCCTTAGAAACCATCCCAGGAGGCACTAGAGCCTGTCAGTGTCCTGAGGAGTCCAGAGTCCAGAATCCAAAGCTTTGAGTTGTGGAGGGTCAGGTCACCAATACTCAGCATTCTTCCCTTCCCACAGCTCATTCCCTTCAAGCCTCAGCCAGTGCAGGGTGAAACAAGGAGCCTTCCGAGCTTCCCAATTAAAATACAAGGTATAAAATAGGATGGAGGCAAGAGGGTAAAGCCTTAAAGATGCTCCTGACTCAGCAGTAACTATGCCTTTTTGGGAGCCTCTAATAATAATAGTTCTGTCCAGAACATGAAAATTGTACTTAGTTGGAACAGCCCCTCCTGTGCTGCAAAGTGTTTTTGTCGCCTATAAAcacaacagaaagagaaagtgcaagagtttgcacttgtcttaccaagccccatccagcagAGGAACACAGAACCCACCGTTTTCTATATTGTACAGAAgtttgagtgggtttttttccactggtaCATCCAAccaggccaagttggatggggcttggagcccctgatccagtgggaggtgtcccagcccccggcagggggtggaatgggatgggctttgagatcccttccagcccaaaccctTTTATGAGTCCAAGTGTCCATTGTTCAAAgagaagacagcacagacacGCAATCACTTCTCTTCCCACACCACTCTGCCTTCTTCCTTCAAAGCCCAGGGTGGTTCTTGTTCCTGTGCTCTGCACGGTTGGGAAGGGCAGCACGGATTCAGCGCTCTGCCATGGTCCAGcactccccaccagccccacaacactttcccttcctttctcacGCGCTGAGCAGTCTCATGTGCCAACAGGATATGGATTTCTATGAAGCGTGGGTGTGGCGTGGGAGGGAACAGAACAATGAGTCGATATCTGTGACCCAAACTCCCCTCCTCGGAAGGGAACTGTTGCCTTTTCAGCACGTTTGTCAGCCAGGCCAGTGTTTTTCTCTCAAGTCTGATAAACCACAAATGATAAATTCTCTCCAGCGTCTCATTTCACAGGGTGCAAAACTCTGCCCTTCTCAGAAGCCGCGCAGATCTGTCAATGcaaaagcaggagagaaaggTCAGTTCCACAACCACAATGGCTGAAAATAGCTTCGATATTTGAACAGGACTGCACAGCGTAAGGTGTCATGCCAGCTCCGACAAAAGCTTCTCTCAAAGACTATGGTAAGAGGAGCTCGTTTACCACTAGTCCTGATAACTACTTCAATctattgtcttttaaaatggtatTAATAGGCTTGAACCCATAGGCACTAGCAACTCTGCACCGAATTACTCTTGGGAAGCCAATTGTTGGATTCATGAGCTGGGATAAGAAACCCTTATTTGGCCGTGGAATGCACGCAGAAAGCAGTTTGTGAACCCAGCTGGCTAGAGTGTGCCCGGAGGGAGAGCACAGCATCCCTCCAAAATAGGGAAAAGCCAAgcagggctgccccatccaCTCGGCTCTCAGCATTCCTGACACGTGGGAGGCTGGTTTCTTTCAGGAAACCCTTTCCTGGGCCGTCCGGCCTTCCAGAAGagccgtggtggctgccccagccctgttcaaggccaggttggatggggtttggagcccctgatccagtgggaggtgtccctgcccatgatagggggaggaactggatgggctttgaggtcccttccaacccaaaccattctctggtGATTCCTCATGGGCTTCCCCAGCTGTCAGAGGAAACCTCTCCCCCCGGTACTGTCCTCATCAGCCAATGAGAACACAGAGCTGTCTGGCACTTCCCTCAGTGCTGCCCTGTTGTACCCACCACTGCATGAAGAACAGAAGATCCCACTGGTTTGATTTTTCCCTTGAGAAGGTGAATACTGTACTTACTTCAAGTGGATCAGTTGATTCCAGCCCTGTGTTTCCTATTCCCCTGTCTCTGCTGTAGTTTATAACCACAGGACGACTCCCCAAGCTTCTGGTCGCAGATGGTGTACACCAATTTAGACCTGAATTTGAGCTTGAAGTTGAGGTGCCAACGCTTGCTGGAAGAGGTAAAGTAGTACAGAAGTGGGTTAAGGCAACAGTTGAGGCTCACGAGGGCTAAGGTGACCCTCCGCATTTTGTAGATCAGGTTGGTAAACGCCTCATTCTGGATGACCTGGATCCTCATCAGAAAGTGGAGCAAGTGGGTGAGGTTGTACGGGAGAAAGCACAATGTGCAGATGACCAAGATGATGTAGATGGTGCTCAAGGCCTTCCTCTTGCGAACGCTGTGCTTGATCTGGGAGATCCTCTTGGCAATGAGAGGGTAGAAGATGAGAATGACGGAAAAGGGGAtcacaaaccccaaaactaagGCCAGGATGTTGTAAGGCGCCATGCGATAAGTCCAGCTATGTGTCCCGAAGTTCTCAAAACACGCTGTCGTGTTCCTCATGCCTCTGTTGTGGAGGGGACCTCCAAGGATAAGTGGAACCATGATGCTCAGAGCAACCACCCACAGCACCGCAACCACCATCAGGTAGTGGAGGAGTTTGATCTGGATGTAGGTGAAGGGGTGCAACACAGCAACGTATCGATCGATGCAAATGCAGGTGAAGAAGGCGATGCTCAGGTAGATGTTGATGTAGTAGAGAGTCCCTGTTATCCTACAGGCCATGTCACCGAAGATCCAATTGTTGCGATTCAGGTGATAATGGATTTTAAAGggcaacacacacacaaagaggGTGTCTGCCAGTGCCAGGTTAATCATGTACACGCAGGAATGGGAGACGTGCTTCACTCTGCAGCACAGGAAATACAGAGCCAAGACATTTTCTATCAGTCCCAGCACAAAGACGATGCTGTAGATGACTGTAAACAAGGAGTACTGGAAGTTTGCTTCCAAAGCGAGTTCCGAACTGGCATTGGCGACTGTCCCATTGGAGACTCCTTCAGCCCAGGAATTATCTGCCATGGTTTCTGCTGGAGCGGAGGGATGCCCAGCATGAGATGAGTCTTAAACCATCCCTTACCTCAAGGGAGCCTTGAGTTTTACTTCACTCCAAGAACTCAAGCCGCACAACCAGGTGATGTGAAGTCTGTGGGTCAGGTCTGCACTTGGTGTATTTGGATGGGAAGCGGGGCAGCTGTAAGGGAGAATAAATCATTTAGCGCACAGACATTTGAAGCTTACACAGCAGAGTATTTACTGGTGTTAAAAAACACCACAAGGTGACAATATTGAAATAACAGAGACAGTTATTTTGCCCCCCCATCTCTAAAAAACAGACATGTAGCAGGCGATAGCACCGATTAAAGCCGGGCCAGCAACTGAAGCAGCACAGGAGAACTTTGGCAGCAAAAATGGAACCCTCTGGAAGGCCTGTAATCCATTTCCCATTCCTAAGCCCCACCAGAATTCCTGTGTCATTACCCAGATTTATGATGTTGTTATCCTGCTCTTAAAAAATTGAAGTGATGGATTGTGCAGGcttctcaggaaaaaagaaaggcagtggTGGCTAAAATACAAGCTCTTCCAGTTACTGCTGCGTGACAGCTAATGCAGGACTCTCTATTTTAACCTTGCTGCTGCAGTTTTATGAAGAACGTGTGTGGAACCTTCCTGTTCAAACGAAGAAATAAGTGTTTAAAGCCCAGAACTGAAACAGGTAGTTGGCATCGGCTCTAACACCGCCCCTACCCCCACTTAGGAGCAGCTCAGGGTGCTCGTCAGCAGCGCAGATGACAACTGTAATGAAAAATAGAAGAGCTCCGCACTTTGGACTCAGCATGCCAGGTCCCTCAGGACAAAAATTCATTCACAGGTGGCACAAAGCACAGGATACGGCCCCAAGTCATCCTAGGAGTAATGAAGCCAAACACTGACACCTCAACAAAACATCTTAAGGGCCGTGGAGAAATGAAACCCAGCTACAAGAGGCACAGCATCCCTGAAGTTGGGTCATTGAGAGCACGAAAATACCAAGGGTGTTGGGTACTTTCCAAAGGAAACTCTGAAATCACACTTCCTCCCCGCAGTTGTTTATCTAATGAAGGCAAAAGCACCCAAGATGATAATTGGAAGattagaaagggaaaaaaaatggtttcacTCCAGGTTGGCAAGCAGACCATTCTGCTTACATGGATTCTTTGCCTGATAGCGAAGGGTTTGTacacacagagaggaaaatgaatACAAACCAGGCACAGCTAAGCCAAAACTAACCAGCACAGGACTTGAAACAACCTTTACCTCAGAGATGTGCCAGAGCAAAAGCCACTCAACACCCACCTCTGTTAGTCCAGTGCTGGGATCGGGGAAAGGCCCCAGGATCACTGAAGGGACCGATTTGCTCCTCGCAAGACATGCACGGTGAGGACATCCATAAGCACAGTCAGGTAACAGCACCAGAACAAAAGGAACTTTCCCAAACAGCCAAAACACTGTCccaaaaagccaaaccaaaaagGAGTTTCTGCATGCTTAACGCTGGCTGCTGTGAGACAGCAAAATGAGTCCTGCTAAAGCACTACCTAAAACTGATTCCACTTGGATCCCTGGCAGCACCAatggcagggaagctgcttccccCACCACACTAGATAATATTGTTTGCTTTCAGCACCTGTAGTCTCACTTATTGTAACCAGAAGTTGGGAAACATTTGCAGAAATGTCAATAGCACCGTGAGTATTACAGAAAAAGGCTGGCAGTGGtacctgagcagcagcagccgcgtCTTAAACACTCAGACAGCATTAGCACTTGGTTTGGTTTCCTGCCCTGTAAAGGCTCATAATAAATCTAGTTACAAAGTTCACTTACCAGAGCTCAGATCATCACTGCTCATGCAAAAGCTGCAGACGAATAAGCCAACCTCTCCACCGAGTCCTCACAGCTACGAGGTCACTGCTAAGCTCTCCTGCACAGTTTTAACACCAGCGCAAACTGCAGAGCTCTCCCACGTTGCTCTGTAGAGAAaccacaggaagaaaagatgaaaagctgTTGCTCAGATCAGAGATGGAGCGCTTGCCCTGCTGGTGAAGCGTCCCCCAGAACTGGGGGgagaagagcagcagccagcaccaGCGCAGGCTGTAGCTCTCTGTGATCCTCTGTAAGGGGAGGCACAACGCTCCCCTCAAAGCCACCTCCGACTCgctccagcctgtcctgccCTCCAGACCCAGAGCAGGACCTGTCCCTCTGGAACAAGGTGCCAGGGCTGCAGTCTCAGACACTGGCCCACAGCCGTACTCTCACTTCCCCTCAAAGGGAGAAGAGCAAGACTTGGCTGCCATTCCCTTTCAAGCAAAACCCGTCTGAAAACCTATGGGCACGTTCAGGTTTGGGACGCGGAGGGATGAGCCTCACTGCTTGTGTTGAAAAGTCACTGCTAGAGCACCCCTGCCTTCAGGTACTTACCCAGCAGAGCTGTACCAGAGAAGCACAAACAGGTACCACGCAGCAGGTTCAGCTCTCCTGTTCCATGCAGAGACCCAGGACTCCTCTGAAGTTCTTTTGTCTCCGCTGGGAATTGGTCCCCGAGGGAACAAAGCTGCCAGCAGTCAGGAGAGAGCAACCAGAACTATCGTGCCTTTCCTTCCCACGCTGCAAAAGACAGTCTCTGGCAAAACTGCCACCTAGGACGGAACGGGGAGGAGATGAATCACTTCTCATGAGGGGGCAGCCAGCCATGGGCTCTCTGCATCAGGACCATGCGCTAACGATCCCCACTGCCAAAGGCCAGGGTGGCCTTGAGAGAGGCCAGCAAGAACTGCTGCCCCCTCCTCTGCCGACCCTGCGGCTTCTCTACCATGCAAACAGAGAAGAAACTCCACAGCCTCTCAAGAGGTCATCAGGATTCTTCATTTACTTGAATGCAATAGACTGCATCACTTGAATTGCCACAGAACAAAGAACACGCTCTTACCAGATCAGGTGGGCTGTCTGCTCTGGCAAACTGGCTTTCTCTGCAATTCTTCTCCTCCCAGGGACAGAAGGGAGATTAATTATGGTGGTACCAGTGTTTAAACCAGGTATTGTTTCTTCTGGGAACTTCAGAAGTCAAAATTTTCATCCTCTCTCCTGTAACTCGGCTCTCAAACAGTCATTTTATAACCAAAACATACAGAGATTCTTGTGTCGTTCATACAATAAAAACCAGAAGCTACCCAACGTGTACTTTATTGCTTGGGCAAGCAGGCAAAACCTGTGGTTAGTGGTTAAAAAACactaaaagaagtaaaaaaccCCTCTTTCTGCTCTGCACTAAGATCACCGAGACTCTGGCACGCTCTGCGGTGCTGCTGAACCAACCGTGGAAGAGCATGAGGCAGCAACAAGCAATTCAGAGCCCAGAAGCCACGTGGCAGCCACCCCTGCCTGTAGAGCCTCCAGCACCCAAAGCTCCACACCAGGACCAGGCTGAGGCTCTCAGAGCTGTCGCTGGGACCATCAAAACAGGTTTTAAGTGACCTCACGGGCACTTTGCTTTGTTAGCTGCCACATATGACAAACAGGAGCAGGGAACAGGACAATGTAAAAGCCACCGCAGCTCAGCAAGAGCAGCTGCTGACGAGGAGAGGATGCAGCGAGTCCTGTCGAAGGCTGTTTCTGTAAGTCACGGCGTTAACAGAAACCTTTGTCCCTTGCCCTACGCTGTAcaaaggcagggaaaggggcAGAGAGGAAACGCTACCTTCTCCTCTGCTCTAAGTCTGCGTCTCCTCCACCCACACACCgcagaagggaaacaaaacaccaaaccaaaacccccGAGCCccactccttccttctccagtttgaGACATGGACTGGAATatcagaaaaagaggaaaaaaaagcagcctggAGTTGTTCTTCCTTCCCCTCGGCAGTCTTGGCAGGCAAGAACAAATGATTTGAAGATGCCTACGGTCACAGTCAATGATTTTTATTGAGACACGGCCACGTATTGTGTAAAGAGCGCTGGCAAAGCTCCATCCCACATCCACAACAACAATCCTTACAGGCATGGCCGTATCCCACAGGGCTGCTATTCTCCCGGGGCGACTGTAGGGTCCAAATCTGAGAgggaaacaaaaccccaaaacatcgATTTAGGAGGAAAAAGATGGCACCGATACCACCTGGAAGCGCTTAAAACCTGTGGCCTTCTCTTCCTGCTGGGCTCCCTTCCCCAGGTAAGAGGAGGAAATCTACCTGGGAAAATAGCAGGATGCACCATGCAGAAGGGAAGACCACGGGTGTCACTGCTCCCATCAGCATCAGGTCTGACTCCTAGAAAAAGAACAGCATTCCCTGCAATCACCTACCTGCTTCATCATATTCCACCGATTTGAGAAAGAGTCCAGACGGAGGAGCCATGGCATTTGCTGGAAAAGCCCGTGGATCTTTTATCTCCAATAACTCCTTTATATGCCGAGGTGTTAACTTGCCCTGGCCAACGGCAACTAAAGACCCAACCATTCTTCGGACCTGGAAAACCACAGAACACAGCTTAGGAGCTGCCCTCGTAAAGCTCAGGGATTAGGaaattctagagccctgcaCTCGTGCCCTCGGCAGTGCTGTACAATGGCTCACAGTTACTGCTGATGGCAAGTCAAGGAAAAACCTGAGTTCATTGGAAAGAATGATATCACCACGATTTCCTAATATGAACCTGCTCCTCAATATAGGTACATCGTTATTAATAAATCCGTAAGGCC
Encoded proteins:
- the LOC138730058 gene encoding lysophosphatidic acid receptor 6-like — protein: MADNSWAEGVSNGTVANASSELALEANFQYSLFTVIYSIVFVLGLIENVLALYFLCCRVKHVSHSCVYMINLALADTLFVCVLPFKIHYHLNRNNWIFGDMACRITGTLYYINIYLSIAFFTCICIDRYVAVLHPFTYIQIKLLHYLMVVAVLWVVALSIMVPLILGGPLHNRGMRNTTACFENFGTHSWTYRMAPYNILALVLGFVIPFSVILIFYPLIAKRISQIKHSVRKRKALSTIYIILVICTLCFLPYNLTHLLHFLMRIQVIQNEAFTNLIYKMRRVTLALVSLNCCLNPLLYYFTSSSKRWHLNFKLKFRSKLVYTICDQKLGESSCGYKLQQRQGNRKHRAGIN